A window of Streptomyces sp. DG1A-41 contains these coding sequences:
- a CDS encoding metal ABC transporter ATP-binding protein, with protein MTEPVVSLRGVRADLGSRPVLRGIDLTVRHGEVVALLGANGSGKSTAVRSIIGQVQIGAGEIELFGTARRRFRDWRRVGYVPQRTTAAGGVPATVTEVVSAGRLSRARFGVLRKADHTAVRQALELVGMADRAKESVDALSGGQHQRVLIARALACEPELLIMDEPMAGVDLASQEVLAHTLREQVSQGTTVLLVLHELGPLEPLIDRAVVLRDGCVVHDGPPPKAVGQHALPGHDHVHPHAPAGAEPIRTGLLS; from the coding sequence ATGACCGAGCCCGTCGTATCCCTGCGCGGCGTCCGCGCCGACCTGGGCTCGCGCCCCGTCCTGCGCGGCATCGACCTCACCGTGCGCCACGGCGAGGTCGTCGCGCTGCTCGGCGCGAACGGCTCCGGCAAGTCCACGGCCGTGCGCAGCATCATCGGCCAGGTGCAGATCGGCGCCGGCGAGATCGAGCTGTTCGGCACGGCCCGCAGGCGGTTCCGCGACTGGCGGCGCGTGGGCTATGTCCCGCAGCGCACCACGGCCGCGGGCGGGGTGCCCGCCACGGTGACCGAGGTGGTCTCCGCGGGCCGCCTCTCGCGGGCCCGCTTCGGCGTGCTGCGCAAGGCGGACCACACGGCCGTACGGCAGGCGCTGGAGCTCGTCGGCATGGCGGACCGGGCCAAGGAGTCGGTCGACGCCCTGTCCGGCGGCCAGCACCAGCGTGTCCTGATCGCCCGCGCGCTCGCCTGTGAACCCGAGCTGCTGATCATGGACGAGCCGATGGCCGGTGTCGACCTGGCCAGCCAGGAGGTGCTCGCGCACACGCTGCGCGAGCAGGTCTCCCAGGGCACGACCGTGCTGCTCGTGCTGCACGAACTGGGCCCCCTGGAGCCCCTCATCGACCGGGCGGTCGTACTGCGCGACGGCTGCGTCGTGCACGACGGGCCGCCCCCGAAGGCGGTCGGGCAGCACGCCCTCCCCGGCCACGACCACGTACACCCGCACGCACCCGCGGGCGCCGAACCGATCCGCACGGGACTGCTGAGCTGA
- a CDS encoding metal ABC transporter permease, which translates to MEILDYAFMQRALLAAVLVGITAPAVGIYLVQRRQALMGDGIGHVAMTGVGLGFLLTWSPVWMATLVSVIGAVLMELIRWYGRTRGDIALAMLFYGGMAGGVMFINLAPTGSNANLTSYLFGSLSTVSESDVTAICVLAAFVVLVTLGLRRQLFAVSQDEEFARVTGLPVRALNLLTAITAAVTVTVAMRVVGLLLVSALMVVPVAAAQQIGRSFAATFAIAVAIGVSVTIGGTVTSYYQDVPPGATIVLLTIGAFVVLTAIAAPLARRRARAQTDAHPAHDPAECAIPGTRKAENEVGV; encoded by the coding sequence ATGGAGATCCTCGACTACGCCTTCATGCAGCGGGCGCTGCTCGCCGCCGTCCTGGTCGGCATCACGGCCCCCGCGGTGGGGATCTACCTGGTCCAGCGCCGCCAGGCCCTGATGGGCGACGGCATCGGCCACGTGGCGATGACCGGCGTCGGCCTCGGTTTCCTGCTGACCTGGTCCCCGGTGTGGATGGCGACCCTCGTCTCGGTCATCGGCGCCGTCCTCATGGAGCTGATCCGCTGGTACGGCAGGACCCGCGGCGACATCGCCCTCGCGATGCTGTTCTACGGCGGCATGGCCGGCGGTGTGATGTTCATCAACCTCGCGCCGACGGGCTCCAACGCCAACCTGACGTCGTACCTCTTCGGCTCCCTGTCGACGGTGTCCGAGTCGGACGTCACGGCGATCTGCGTCCTGGCCGCCTTCGTCGTCCTGGTCACCCTCGGCCTGCGCCGGCAGCTGTTCGCGGTCAGCCAGGACGAGGAGTTCGCCCGGGTGACGGGCCTGCCGGTGCGCGCCCTGAACCTGCTGACGGCGATCACCGCGGCCGTCACGGTGACGGTGGCGATGCGCGTGGTCGGCCTGCTGCTGGTCAGCGCGCTGATGGTGGTGCCTGTCGCGGCCGCCCAGCAGATCGGCCGCAGCTTCGCCGCGACCTTCGCGATCGCCGTGGCGATCGGCGTGAGCGTGACGATCGGCGGCACCGTCACCTCGTACTACCAGGACGTCCCGCCGGGTGCGACGATCGTGCTGCTGACCATCGGCGCCTTCGTCGTGCTGACGGCGATCGCGGCTCCGCTGGCCCGCCGCCGCGCCCGTGCCCAGACCGACGCGCACCCCGCCCACGACCCTGCCGAGTGCGCGATTCCGGGCACCCGGAAGGCAGAGAACGAGGTCGGCGTCTGA
- a CDS encoding Fur family transcriptional regulator yields the protein MTTAGPSVKGRATKQRAAVAAALQEVDEFRSAQELHDMLKHKGDSVGLTTVYRTLQSLADAGEVDVLRTADGESVYRRCSTDDHHHHLVCRGCGKAVEVEGPAVEKWAEAIATEHGFVNVAHTVEIFGTCADCAKTSGG from the coding sequence GTGACGACCGCTGGACCGTCCGTGAAGGGCCGCGCCACCAAGCAGCGGGCCGCTGTGGCGGCGGCCCTGCAAGAGGTCGACGAGTTCCGCAGCGCGCAGGAACTGCACGACATGCTCAAGCACAAGGGCGACTCGGTCGGGCTCACCACGGTCTACCGCACCCTCCAGTCCCTCGCCGACGCCGGTGAGGTCGACGTCCTGCGCACCGCCGACGGCGAGTCCGTCTACCGCCGCTGCTCCACCGACGACCACCACCACCACCTGGTGTGCCGCGGCTGCGGCAAGGCCGTCGAGGTGGAGGGCCCGGCCGTGGAGAAGTGGGCGGAGGCCATCGCCACCGAGCACGGCTTCGTGAACGTGGCCCACACGGTGGAGATCTTCGGCACGTGCGCGGACTGCGCGAAGACCTCCGGCGGCTGA
- a CDS encoding isoprenyl transferase, with amino-acid sequence MAVRGILGRQRREYRTPEPHPSGARPPKLPGELVPQHVAIVMDGNGRWAKDRGLPRTEGHKVGAERVLDVLQGAIEMGVGAISLYAFSTENWKRSPDEVRFLMNFNRDFIRKTRDQLDELGVRVRWVGRMPKLWRSVAKELQIAQEQTKDNDRLTLYFCMNYGGRAEIADAAQALAADVKAGKLDPSKVNEKIFAKYMYYPDMPDVDLFLRPSGEQRTSNYLIWQSAYAEMVFQDVLWPDFDRRDLWRACLEFASRDRRFGGAIPNEELLAMEGKQE; translated from the coding sequence ATGGCCGTACGCGGGATCCTGGGGCGGCAGCGCCGGGAGTACAGGACGCCGGAGCCGCACCCGTCCGGCGCGCGGCCGCCGAAGCTCCCCGGGGAGCTCGTACCGCAGCATGTGGCGATCGTCATGGACGGCAACGGGCGGTGGGCGAAGGACCGGGGCCTGCCGCGCACCGAGGGGCACAAGGTCGGTGCCGAGCGCGTGCTGGACGTGCTCCAGGGCGCCATCGAGATGGGCGTGGGCGCCATCTCCCTGTACGCCTTCTCCACCGAGAACTGGAAGCGGTCGCCGGACGAGGTGCGCTTCCTGATGAACTTCAACCGGGACTTCATCCGCAAGACCCGCGACCAGCTGGACGAGCTGGGTGTGCGGGTGCGCTGGGTGGGGCGGATGCCCAAGCTGTGGCGGTCCGTGGCCAAGGAGCTCCAGATCGCCCAGGAGCAGACCAAGGACAACGACCGGCTCACGCTGTACTTCTGCATGAACTACGGGGGGCGCGCCGAGATCGCCGACGCCGCGCAGGCGCTCGCGGCCGATGTGAAGGCCGGGAAGCTCGATCCGTCGAAGGTCAACGAGAAGATCTTCGCGAAGTACATGTACTACCCGGACATGCCCGACGTGGACCTGTTCCTGCGCCCGAGCGGCGAGCAGCGCACCTCCAACTACCTGATCTGGCAGAGCGCGTACGCCGAGATGGTCTTCCAGGACGTGCTGTGGCCGGACTTCGACCGCCGCGACCTGTGGCGGGCGTGCCTGGAGTTCGCCTCGCGGGACCGGCGGTTCGGCGGGGCCATTCCGAACGAGGAGCTGCTGGCCATGGAGGGCAAGCAGGAGTAG
- the recO gene encoding DNA repair protein RecO, with amino-acid sequence MSLFRDDGIVLRTQKLGEADRIITLLTRGHGRVRAVARGVRRTKSKFGARLEPFSHVDVQFFAKGSELVGRGLPLCTQSETIAPYGGGIVSDYARYTAGTAMLETAERFTDHEGEPAVQQYLLLVGGLRTLARGEHAPHLVLDAFLLRSLAVNGYAPSFTDCAKCGMPGPNRFFSVASGGSVCGDCRVPGSVVPSPQALELLGALLTGDWETADACEARYVREGSGLVSAYLHWHMERGLRSLRYVEK; translated from the coding sequence ATGAGTCTGTTCCGCGACGACGGCATCGTGCTGCGCACCCAGAAGCTGGGTGAAGCGGACCGGATCATCACACTGCTCACCCGCGGTCACGGACGGGTACGGGCGGTGGCCAGGGGCGTGCGCCGGACCAAGTCGAAGTTCGGTGCGCGCCTCGAACCCTTCTCCCACGTCGACGTGCAGTTCTTCGCCAAGGGGAGCGAGCTGGTCGGGCGGGGGCTGCCGCTGTGTACGCAGAGTGAGACCATCGCCCCGTACGGGGGCGGAATCGTCAGCGACTACGCGCGGTACACCGCGGGAACCGCCATGCTGGAGACCGCCGAGCGGTTCACCGACCACGAGGGGGAGCCGGCCGTGCAGCAGTATCTGCTGCTCGTCGGCGGGCTGCGCACCCTCGCCCGCGGGGAGCACGCGCCGCATCTCGTGCTGGACGCGTTCCTGCTGCGCTCCCTCGCCGTCAACGGGTACGCCCCGAGCTTCACCGACTGCGCGAAGTGCGGTATGCCCGGGCCCAACCGGTTCTTCTCGGTCGCCTCGGGCGGTTCCGTCTGCGGGGACTGCCGGGTGCCCGGCAGCGTCGTACCCTCGCCGCAGGCCCTGGAACTCCTCGGCGCGCTGCTTACGGGAGACTGGGAGACCGCGGACGCCTGCGAGGCGCGGTACGTCCGGGAGGGCAGCGGGCTGGTGTCCGCGTATCTGCACTGGCACATGGAGCGCGGCCTGCGCTCCCTGCGCTACGTCGAGAAGTAA
- a CDS encoding GNAT family N-acetyltransferase has product MTWALRPAEPADVEPIAELRAVVMRPDLERLGRYDEHRVRQRLRDGFSARHTSVIEADGTFAGSVALRPSGNDENGCWLEHFYLSPALQGRGLGAAVLRTLLSRTDADSALVRLNVLQGSPARRLYERHGFTIESQDTVDIFMLRLPKTVHPVIP; this is encoded by the coding sequence ATGACATGGGCCCTGCGCCCCGCCGAGCCGGCGGATGTCGAACCGATAGCGGAACTACGGGCGGTGGTGATGCGCCCGGACCTGGAGCGGTTGGGCCGCTACGACGAACACCGGGTCAGACAGCGCCTGCGAGACGGCTTCTCCGCCCGGCACACCTCGGTCATCGAGGCCGACGGCACCTTCGCGGGCAGCGTCGCCCTGCGCCCGTCCGGGAACGACGAGAACGGCTGCTGGCTGGAGCACTTCTACCTCAGCCCGGCCCTCCAGGGCCGAGGCCTGGGAGCGGCGGTCCTCCGCACCCTGCTGTCCCGGACCGACGCCGACAGCGCACTCGTCCGCCTGAACGTCCTCCAGGGCAGCCCGGCCCGCCGCCTTTACGAACGCCACGGCTTCACGATCGAGAGCCAGGACACGGTCGACATCTTCATGCTGAGACTTCCGAAGACTGTTCATCCGGTGATCCCGTAG
- a CDS encoding protein phosphatase, producing MRGVTELWSESGAGVLRLPSGRLVRGRGLRHPMDPGAPLPSYGLYLLGKQPPEVPWEACWLRWPDFRLPSDRAAAREVLAEAWKRAAGERVEIACGGGRGRTGTALACLAVLDGVPGEEAVAYVRRHYDRRAVETPWQRRYVRRFGQG from the coding sequence ATGAGGGGCGTGACCGAGCTGTGGAGTGAGAGTGGCGCCGGCGTCCTGAGGCTGCCTTCCGGCCGGTTGGTGCGGGGGCGAGGCCTCCGCCACCCCATGGACCCTGGCGCGCCTCTTCCCTCCTACGGCCTCTACCTGCTCGGCAAGCAGCCTCCCGAGGTTCCCTGGGAGGCGTGTTGGCTCCGCTGGCCCGACTTCCGCCTCCCGTCGGACCGGGCAGCCGCCCGCGAGGTGCTGGCCGAGGCGTGGAAACGGGCCGCCGGGGAACGCGTGGAGATCGCCTGCGGCGGAGGACGTGGCCGTACGGGCACGGCACTGGCCTGCCTGGCGGTGCTGGACGGGGTGCCGGGGGAGGAAGCGGTGGCCTATGTGCGGCGGCACTACGACCGGCGTGCGGTGGAAACGCCCTGGCAGCGGCGGTACGTACGCCGGTTCGGTCAGGGATGA
- a CDS encoding FadR/GntR family transcriptional regulator, which produces MRRMSEEPRTSRIQRQVVQLILDRRLTAGAPLPTEAELMEDLGVSRNSVREALKALQALDIVEIRHGYGTYVGQASLTPLVDGLTFRTLARHDDDTGALAEILQVREVLEEGLIRRVAATVTEAELDRLEGVVTRMESAGGTGRSFPELDREFHEILYASLGNALVPQLLGAFWTVFRRVSGARGWTDDPSPEITVRRHRDIVTALRARDVEGAQRAMAVHFRGIEARAAEESRGVG; this is translated from the coding sequence ATGCGGCGCATGTCCGAGGAGCCCAGGACCAGCCGGATACAACGCCAGGTCGTGCAGCTCATCCTCGACCGCAGACTCACCGCCGGCGCGCCGCTGCCCACCGAGGCCGAACTCATGGAGGACCTCGGCGTCAGCCGCAACTCCGTCCGCGAGGCCCTCAAGGCCCTCCAGGCCCTCGACATCGTCGAGATCAGACACGGCTACGGCACCTACGTCGGCCAGGCCTCCCTCACCCCCCTCGTCGACGGCCTGACCTTCCGCACCCTGGCCCGGCACGACGACGACACCGGCGCCCTCGCCGAGATCCTCCAGGTCCGCGAGGTACTGGAGGAGGGCCTGATCCGCCGGGTCGCCGCGACGGTCACCGAGGCGGAACTGGACAGACTGGAGGGCGTGGTGACCCGTATGGAGTCCGCGGGCGGCACGGGCCGCTCCTTCCCGGAACTCGACCGCGAGTTCCACGAGATCCTGTACGCCTCCCTCGGCAACGCGCTGGTGCCCCAGCTCCTCGGCGCGTTCTGGACGGTCTTCCGCCGGGTCTCCGGAGCCCGCGGCTGGACCGACGACCCGTCCCCCGAGATCACGGTCCGCCGCCACCGCGACATCGTCACGGCGTTGCGCGCCCGCGACGTCGAGGGCGCGCAGCGGGCGATGGCGGTCCACTTCCGGGGAATCGAGGCTCGGGCGGCGGAGGAGTCACGGGGGGTGGGCTGA
- a CDS encoding ABC transporter substrate-binding protein, with protein sequence MRDVTNDVPAPHRRTFLKYTGALGAAAAVSASLSACSSGPESTNDTGGGGSGANRTLTAVIGYGNDGSWDPTQTASAFCMAANNHIYEGLLDTDPISREPYAALATEVPEDPNSTSWKFSLRAGATFHDGKPVTADDVVFVFERILDPDTQTLAKGFFASWLKEVRKVDAQNVELVLKFPFPDGLSRLTLAKIMPKHVFSEPGAWDDAIKGKAIGSGPYRQTAHHPKSNTTFEAFDGYNGPRKPAFRKMNWLTIVDAAPRVAKISGSSAGAQIADNIPYANIAQLESSGLTVAGGAGMNNLFLMFNTKHKPFDDVRVRQALHYAIDTEKMVEVALKGHGKPSSSFIDESNPSYRRAETVYDYDPDKAKALLKEAGVRGLSIDILAVNVSWIVDCLPTIKSSWDAIGVKTTLSPQETTAVFTKMDQKQDYQVVAAASNPNQFGLDADLIMHYNYGPENLWMQYTRWAGDPVAKALFRDMDRATREPDPEKKKVMVQDYIDVVAEQAVLYPVVHNELMTAWDPKQLSGIRAQPYPGINLLQAKWA encoded by the coding sequence GTGCGCGACGTGACCAACGACGTGCCGGCGCCGCACCGCCGGACGTTCCTGAAGTACACCGGCGCGCTGGGCGCGGCCGCCGCCGTCTCCGCGTCGCTGTCGGCCTGTTCGTCCGGGCCGGAGTCCACCAACGACACCGGTGGCGGCGGCAGCGGGGCGAACCGGACGCTGACGGCGGTGATCGGCTACGGCAACGACGGCAGCTGGGACCCCACCCAGACGGCGTCCGCGTTCTGCATGGCCGCCAACAACCACATCTACGAAGGCCTGCTCGACACCGACCCGATCTCCCGCGAGCCGTACGCGGCCCTGGCGACCGAGGTGCCCGAGGACCCGAACAGCACGTCGTGGAAGTTCTCGCTGCGGGCCGGAGCGACGTTCCACGACGGCAAGCCCGTGACCGCCGACGACGTGGTCTTCGTCTTCGAGCGGATCCTCGACCCGGACACCCAGACCCTGGCCAAGGGCTTCTTCGCCAGCTGGCTGAAGGAGGTCCGGAAGGTCGACGCGCAGAACGTGGAGCTGGTGCTCAAGTTCCCGTTCCCGGACGGGCTGTCCCGGCTGACGCTCGCCAAGATCATGCCGAAGCACGTGTTCTCCGAGCCGGGCGCCTGGGACGACGCCATCAAGGGCAAGGCGATCGGCTCGGGTCCGTACCGGCAGACCGCCCACCACCCCAAGTCGAACACGACCTTCGAGGCGTTCGACGGCTACAACGGCCCGCGCAAGCCCGCCTTCCGGAAGATGAACTGGCTGACGATCGTGGACGCGGCCCCCCGCGTCGCGAAGATCTCCGGATCGAGCGCGGGCGCGCAGATCGCGGACAACATCCCGTACGCCAACATCGCGCAGCTGGAGAGCAGCGGGCTGACGGTCGCCGGCGGGGCCGGGATGAACAACCTGTTCCTGATGTTCAACACCAAGCACAAGCCCTTCGACGACGTGCGGGTGCGTCAGGCCCTGCACTACGCCATCGACACCGAGAAGATGGTGGAGGTGGCGCTCAAGGGCCATGGTAAGCCGTCGAGTTCCTTCATCGACGAGAGCAATCCGTCCTACCGCCGGGCCGAGACGGTCTACGACTACGACCCCGACAAGGCGAAGGCGCTGCTGAAGGAGGCCGGGGTCCGGGGGCTGAGCATCGACATCCTCGCGGTGAACGTGAGCTGGATCGTCGACTGCCTGCCGACCATCAAGTCCTCCTGGGACGCGATCGGTGTGAAGACGACCCTGTCCCCGCAGGAGACCACGGCCGTGTTCACGAAGATGGACCAGAAGCAGGACTACCAGGTCGTCGCCGCCGCCTCGAACCCCAACCAGTTCGGCCTCGACGCCGACCTGATCATGCACTACAACTACGGGCCCGAGAACCTGTGGATGCAGTACACGCGGTGGGCCGGCGACCCCGTCGCCAAGGCGCTCTTCAGGGACATGGACCGGGCCACCCGGGAGCCGGACCCCGAGAAGAAGAAGGTGATGGTCCAAGACTACATCGACGTGGTCGCCGAACAGGCCGTGCTCTACCCGGTCGTCCACAACGAGCTGATGACGGCCTGGGACCCGAAGCAGCTCAGCGGGATAAGGGCACAGCCGTACCCGGGCATCAACCTCCTCCAGGCCAAGTGGGCCTAG
- a CDS encoding ABC transporter permease: MIAVVRILLRRIALLVPLMLGIVLFVFLVMRFSDVDPASAFFQGANPTPQQLHDFREEHGLLDPLPVRYVDFVADLLHGDMGTSALTRAPVIDQVTTALPLTLQLTFLGLGVAVALSLVGGVTAAIHRDRLPDQIIRVVSLTGVAAPGFWLALLMIQYLAVDLGWFPTGGYINPADSFTGWLKTMTLPALALSLPVAAQLTRIVRTAVVEELDKDYVRTAIGSGLPPRVVVGRNVLRNALINPLTVLGLRVGYLLGGAVVIETIFSLPGMGKLMIDAVKNGDPAVVQGVVLTTAAGFVVVNLVIDVLYLLVNPRLRDATT; the protein is encoded by the coding sequence GTGATCGCCGTCGTCCGTATCCTCCTCCGCCGTATCGCCCTGCTCGTGCCGCTGATGCTCGGCATCGTGCTGTTCGTGTTCCTGGTGATGCGGTTCTCGGACGTCGACCCGGCGTCCGCGTTCTTCCAGGGCGCCAACCCGACACCTCAGCAACTGCACGACTTCCGCGAGGAACACGGCCTGCTCGACCCGCTGCCCGTGCGCTACGTCGACTTCGTCGCCGACCTGCTGCACGGCGACATGGGCACCAGCGCGCTGACCCGGGCGCCGGTGATCGACCAGGTCACCACCGCGCTGCCGCTCACCCTCCAGCTGACTTTCCTGGGCCTGGGCGTCGCGGTCGCGCTGTCCCTCGTGGGCGGCGTGACCGCGGCGATCCACCGGGACCGGCTGCCCGACCAGATCATCCGGGTCGTGTCGCTGACCGGTGTGGCGGCGCCCGGCTTCTGGCTGGCGCTGTTGATGATCCAGTATCTGGCGGTCGACCTGGGCTGGTTCCCGACCGGCGGCTACATCAACCCGGCCGACTCCTTCACCGGCTGGCTGAAGACCATGACGCTCCCCGCCCTCGCCCTCTCCCTGCCGGTGGCGGCGCAGCTGACCCGGATCGTGCGGACGGCCGTGGTGGAGGAACTGGACAAGGACTACGTACGGACGGCGATCGGGAGCGGGCTGCCGCCGCGGGTGGTGGTCGGGCGGAACGTCCTCAGGAATGCCCTGATCAATCCGCTCACGGTCCTCGGCCTGCGCGTCGGGTATCTCCTCGGCGGCGCGGTCGTCATCGAGACGATCTTCTCGCTGCCCGGCATGGGCAAGCTGATGATCGACGCCGTGAAGAACGGCGATCCGGCCGTCGTCCAGGGCGTCGTACTGACCACGGCGGCCGGGTTCGTCGTCGTGAACCTCGTCATCGACGTCCTCTACCTGCTGGTCAACCCGCGACTGAGGGATGCGACCACGTGA